Proteins from one Juglans microcarpa x Juglans regia isolate MS1-56 chromosome 6S, Jm3101_v1.0, whole genome shotgun sequence genomic window:
- the LOC121237246 gene encoding WEB family protein At5g55860-like: MVAKDQRHATNSPTPKAEVGEIDTSAPFQSVKDAVNLFGEGALSGERPTIKKAKPHSAERILAKETQLHLAQKELNKLKEQLENAETTKLQALVELERAKRTVEGLTQKLTSLTESKESAIKATEATRNSDNPIGNNGALKQDLEDTREQYMTVITELDAAKQELRRIHQDFDASLQAKLAAFKQAAEAKDAAKANMEKITELSKEISTVQESLEQVKLATSEAQQEQAKIFAEKDVQIQSYKATLEESAQNLLALKKELDPELTINLEAQLADRVSEIGALQKQMKNAKASDLDSMKTVTSELDDAKESLQKTAEEETSLRSLVEALKLELDNVKKEHAELKAKEAETESIAGNLHIKHRKVKSELEACLVDESKARGTSEELISTLNQLSSETANARQEAEEMKTKVEELKKATEATNIALEEAENKLRIALEEAEEAKVAEARALDRIKALSEKTNAAHASTFESGANITISREEFESLSRKIEESDALAEMKVAAALAQVEAVKASENEALKRLEATRKEIESMKGSTEAALKSAEMAEAAKRAVEGELRRWREQEQKKAAEAASRILAETEMLSESSPLHFRLQKQNPAADIIETQKLEKEKMFVSKKVLLPSISNIFNRRKNQIEGGSPSYLPGEKPV, encoded by the exons ATGGTTGCAAAAGACCAAAGACATGCTACCAACTCTCCTACTCCCAAAGCAGAGGTGGGAGAGATAGACACCAGTGCACCATTTCAATCTGTTAAAGATGCTGTCAACCTCTTCGGTGAAGGTGCTTTATCAGGGGAAAGACCTACCATTAAGAAGGCAAAACCTCACTCTGCAGAG AGAATACTGGCCAAGGAGACACAGCTCCATTTGGCTCAGAAAGAGCTAAACAAGTTGAAGGAACAACTAGAGAATGCTGAAACTACAAAACTGCAAGCCCTTGTAGAGCTTGAAAGAGCTAAAAGAACTGTTGAGGGTTTGACTCAAAAGTTGACTTCGCTTACTGAATCCAAGGAATCGGCCATCAAGGCTACAGAAGCCACAAGGAACTCTGACAATCCTATTGGAAATAATGGTGCTTTGAAACAAGACTTAGAAGACACAAGAGAGCAGTACATGACAGTGATTACTGAACTTGATGCTGCAAAGCAAGAATTAAGGAGAATTCATCAGGACTTTGATGCTTCCTTGCAAGCAAAACTTGCTGCCTTCAAGCAGGCTGCAGAAGCCAAAGATGCAGCGAAAGCAAACATGGAAAAAATTACTGAGCTCTCCAAGGAAATTTCAACCGTGCAGGAATCGCTTGAGCAAGTGAAGCTTGCCACTTCAGAAGCTCAGCAAGAGCAAGCAAAGATATTTGCTGAAAAGGATGTCCAGATACAGTCATATAAAGCTACCCTAGAAGAGTCAGCACAGAATTTGCTTGCTTTGAAGAAAGAATTGGATCCTGAACTCACCATAAATCTTGAAGCACAGCTGGCTGACCGAGTGAGTGAAATTGGGGCTCTGCAAAAGCAAATGAAAAATGCAAAGGCTTCAGATTTAGATTCCATGAAAACTGTCACTTCAGAGTTGGATGATGCCAAGGAGTCACTACAGAAAACTGCAGAAGAGGAAACCTCCCTGCGAAGCTTGGTGGAAGCTCTTAAGTTGGAGCTGGATAATGTGAAGAAGGAACATGCTGAACTAAAGGCGAAGGAAGCAGAAACAGAATCCATTGCTGGGAATCTGCATATAAAGCACCGGAAAGTTAAGTCTGAGCTTGAGGCATGCTTAGTGGACGAGTCTAAAGCAAGAGGGACTTCTGAGGAGCTGATCTCCACACTTAACCAGCTTTCTTCAGAAACCGCAAATGCAAGGCAAGAAGCAGAAGAGATGAAGACTAAAGTAGAGGAGTTGAAGAAAGCAACTGAAGCTACCAACATTGCATTAGAAGAAGCAGAAAATAAGCTGAGAATTGCTCTGGAAGAAGCTGAAGAAGCGAAAGTAGCTGAGGCAAGAGCCCTTGATCGAATTAAAGCCTTGTCTGAGAAAACTAATGCTGCACACGCCTCAACCTTTGAGTCTGGTGCCAATATCACAATATCAAGGGAAGAGTTTGAGTCTTTGAGTCGTAAAATTGAGGAGTCTGACGCATTAGCAGAAATGAAAGTTGCTGCTGCATTGGCACAGGTAGAAGCTGTGAAGGCTAGTGAAAATGAGGCCCTCAAGAGGTTAGAGGCAACTCGGAAGGAGATTGAGAGTATGAAGGGTTCAACTGAAGCTGCTTTGAAGAGTGCAGAGATGGCTGAAGCAGCTAAGAGAGCAGTGGAGGGAGAACTCCGGAGGTGGCGTGAACAGGAACAAAAGAAGGCAGCTGAAGCTGCATCTCGGATTTTGGCAGAAACAGAGATGCTGTCAGAATCATCACCTCTCCACTTTAGGCTTCAAAAGCAGAACCCAGCAGCAGATATTATCGAGACCCAGAAATTAGAGAAAGAGAAGATGTTCGTTTCAAAGAAGGTACTTCTGCCTAGCATCAGCAACATCTTTAACAGAAGAAAGAACCAGATTGAGGGTGGGTCTCCCTCATACTTGCCTGGCGAGAAACCTGTGTGA